The following are encoded in a window of Spodoptera frugiperda isolate SF20-4 chromosome 3, AGI-APGP_CSIRO_Sfru_2.0, whole genome shotgun sequence genomic DNA:
- the LOC126913061 gene encoding uncharacterized protein LOC126913061: MALYGAPVWAPNLMRRPARALLTSQRVMAIRVIRGYRTISGEAANLLAGLPPWDLEANVLARVFSLRADACRRGESPLPRQISAWRDELRRDLMAEWQQRLSQPRAGLAVIAAVSPLFEEWLERRHGVLTYRLTQVLTGHGSFGRFLFLIGREETPGCHHCEDRPEDTVEHTVAVCPAWAEHRQVLRDVVGDGDLSRPALVQAMVRSERDWDAVSSFCEAVMLAKEEAGRVREQTSSRPSRRERHSGRRGSRDDLRPP, from the coding sequence atggccctctacggcgccccggtgtgggcgccgaacctgatgcggcggccagctcgggcgctgctcacgtctcagagggtcatggccatccgggtgatccgtggatatcgcacgatctccggggaggcggcgaacctccttgccggattaccgccgtgggatttggaggcgaatgtgctcgcgcgcgtgttcagtttgcgcgccgacgcgtgtcgccggggcgaatctccactgccgcgccagatcagtgcgtggcgggacgagctccggcgcgatctcatggcggaatggcagcaacgactgtcgcaaccgagggctgggctcgctgtcattgcagcggtaagtcccctctttgaggagtggctagagaggcgccacggcgtcctcacctaccgcctgacgcaggtgcttaccggacatgggagtttcggtaggttcctgttccttattgggcgggaggaaacgcccgggtgtcatcactgcgaggaccgcccggaggacacggtagaacatacagtggcggtgtgccctgcgtgggctgagcaccgccaagtcctcagggatgtggtcggcgacggcgacctctcgcgcccggcactggttcaagccatggtgcggagcgagagggactgggatgccgtctcctccttctgcgaagcagtcatgctagctaaggaggaggcggggcgcgtgagggaacaaacctcctcacgccccagccgtcgcgagagacactctgggcgtcggggatcgcgtgacgatctccggccaccgtaa